One region of Priestia megaterium genomic DNA includes:
- the acpP gene encoding acyl carrier protein — MAEVLERVTTIIVDRLGVDKSEVKLESSFKEDLGADSLDVVEFVMELEEEFDIEISDEEAEKISTVGDAVNYIQSQI; from the coding sequence ATGGCAGAGGTACTAGAACGCGTAACAACAATCATTGTTGATCGTCTTGGTGTAGACAAAAGTGAAGTGAAACTAGAATCTAGTTTCAAAGAAGACTTAGGTGCTGACTCTCTAGACGTAGTTGAATTTGTAATGGAGCTTGAAGAGGAATTCGATATTGAAATTTCTGACGAAGAAGCTGAAAAAATTTCAACTGTAGGAGATGCAGTTAATTACATACAGAGCCAAATTTAA
- the fabG gene encoding 3-oxoacyl-[acyl-carrier-protein] reductase, with product MLQGKVAVVTGASRGIGRAVAIELGKLGAKVVVNYSGSEAKALEVVDEIKGLGTDAIAVQANVAESDSVQAMIKEAISTFGSVDILVNNAGITRDNLLMRMKEDEWDDVINTNLKGVFLCTKAVTRQMMKQRAGRIINISSIVGVSGNAGQANYVAAKSGVIGLTKTTAKELASRNITVNAVAPGFIATDMTDKLNEEVQAEMLKQIPLASFGQPEDVANAVAFLASDASRYITGQTIHVDGGMVM from the coding sequence ATGTTACAAGGGAAAGTTGCAGTTGTAACAGGCGCTTCTCGCGGAATTGGTCGTGCCGTTGCAATTGAGCTGGGAAAGCTTGGTGCTAAAGTAGTTGTAAACTATTCTGGAAGCGAAGCGAAAGCTCTTGAAGTTGTGGATGAAATTAAAGGACTAGGAACGGATGCAATTGCTGTACAAGCAAATGTGGCAGAAAGTGATTCTGTACAAGCAATGATAAAAGAAGCGATTTCTACATTTGGTTCAGTAGATATTTTAGTAAACAATGCGGGCATCACACGTGATAATCTTCTTATGCGTATGAAAGAAGACGAATGGGATGATGTTATTAATACAAACTTAAAAGGCGTGTTTTTGTGTACAAAAGCGGTTACTCGTCAAATGATGAAGCAGCGCGCAGGACGCATCATTAACATTTCATCAATTGTCGGCGTCAGCGGTAATGCTGGACAAGCAAATTATGTAGCAGCAAAATCAGGCGTGATTGGTTTAACAAAAACAACTGCCAAAGAATTAGCAAGCCGCAATATTACAGTGAATGCAGTTGCTCCAGGTTTCATTGCAACAGACATGACGGATAAATTGAATGAAGAAGTTCAGGCGGAAATGTTAAAGCAAATTCCTCTTGCAAGCTTTGGCCAGCCTGAGGATGTTGCGAACGCAGTTGCGTTTTTAGCATCAGATGCAAGCCGTTATATTACGGGTCAAACGATTCACGTTGACGGCGGAATGGTGATGTAA
- the fabD gene encoding ACP S-malonyltransferase has protein sequence MGKIAFIFPGQGSQTVGMGKDLYDETEEAKKLIHTADEALGFSLSNIIFEGPQEELTLTYHAQPALLTTSTMLLEAFKTSGITPDFVAGHSLGEYSALVAAEVLSFKDAVVAVHKRGRYMDEAVPAGQGTMAAVLGMSAEDLEAVTAQITNEGDAVQLANINCPGQIVISGTVNGVEKAGALAKEKGAKRVIPLVVSGPFHSSLMKPAAEKLRDTLETVGFSDAKVPVVANVTAKPVTDSQDIQNKLVEQLYSPVRWEETVETLLAEGVDTFVEIGPGKVLSGLVKKVNRRAAVYAVNDLTSLKSTIDALKGGE, from the coding sequence ATGGGGAAAATTGCTTTTATCTTTCCAGGCCAAGGGTCACAAACTGTTGGTATGGGAAAAGATTTATATGATGAAACAGAGGAAGCAAAAAAGCTGATTCATACAGCTGACGAAGCTTTAGGGTTCAGTCTTTCAAACATTATTTTTGAAGGGCCTCAAGAAGAATTGACTTTAACTTATCACGCTCAACCTGCTCTTTTAACAACGAGTACAATGCTGCTTGAAGCGTTTAAAACGAGCGGAATTACACCCGATTTTGTTGCGGGTCACAGTCTAGGAGAATACAGTGCGCTTGTGGCTGCTGAGGTTTTATCGTTTAAAGATGCTGTTGTGGCTGTTCACAAAAGAGGTCGCTATATGGACGAAGCTGTACCAGCAGGTCAAGGTACAATGGCAGCAGTGCTTGGCATGTCTGCGGAAGATCTAGAAGCCGTTACCGCTCAAATTACAAACGAAGGCGACGCTGTTCAGCTTGCAAATATTAACTGTCCGGGTCAAATTGTTATTTCAGGTACGGTAAATGGCGTAGAAAAAGCAGGAGCTCTTGCCAAAGAAAAAGGTGCAAAACGCGTGATTCCTCTAGTGGTAAGCGGTCCGTTTCACTCTAGTTTAATGAAGCCAGCTGCTGAAAAATTACGTGATACGCTAGAAACAGTGGGCTTTAGCGATGCGAAAGTTCCAGTAGTAGCAAACGTAACAGCAAAGCCGGTTACTGACAGTCAAGATATTCAAAACAAGCTAGTGGAACAACTGTATTCTCCAGTGAGATGGGAAGAAACAGTTGAGACACTTCTTGCAGAAGGTGTAGATACATTTGTTGAAATTGGACCAGGAAAAGTATTATCAGGTCTTGTGAAAAAAGTAAATCGCCGTGCGGCTGTTTACGCTGTTAATGATCTTACATCATTAAAATCAACGATTGACGCACTAAAAGGGGGAGAATAA
- the plsX gene encoding phosphate acyltransferase PlsX, translating to MKLAIDAMGGDHAPKAIIEGVEKATAQFKKLHITLIGNESEIKKHLTNSDRISIIHTEETIDATDEPVRAVRRKKQASMVLMANEVAEGRADACISAGNTGALMTAGLFIVGRIKGIERPALAPTLPTLDGKGFLMLDVGANVDAKPEHLLQYAVMGSVYAEKVRGIQAPRVGLLNIGTEDKKGNDLTKQAFQLLKNADLNFVGNVESRDLLNGVADVVVTDGFTGNMTLKSIEGTALSLFSMIKQELMSTLKSKLAAAVLKPQLQGLKAKMDYSEYGGAGLFGLHAPVIKAHGSSDANAVFSAIKQAVNMVENNVSSTIQKAIEQTANEEKER from the coding sequence ATGAAACTAGCTATTGATGCAATGGGCGGAGATCATGCACCGAAAGCCATTATTGAAGGTGTAGAAAAAGCTACTGCTCAATTTAAAAAATTACATATTACGTTAATTGGAAACGAATCAGAAATAAAAAAGCATTTAACAAATTCAGATCGTATTTCAATTATTCATACAGAAGAAACCATTGATGCAACTGATGAGCCAGTGCGAGCTGTGCGCCGTAAAAAACAAGCATCTATGGTATTAATGGCAAATGAAGTAGCCGAAGGTCGTGCTGATGCTTGTATTTCAGCAGGAAACACAGGTGCGTTAATGACAGCGGGACTTTTTATTGTAGGTCGCATCAAAGGCATTGAACGTCCAGCACTTGCTCCGACGCTTCCGACACTAGATGGAAAAGGCTTTTTAATGCTAGACGTTGGTGCAAACGTTGATGCCAAGCCTGAACATTTGCTCCAGTACGCTGTGATGGGGTCGGTGTATGCCGAAAAAGTACGCGGCATTCAAGCTCCTAGAGTGGGACTGTTGAACATTGGAACTGAAGATAAAAAAGGAAATGACTTAACCAAACAAGCTTTTCAGCTACTAAAAAACGCTGATCTCAATTTTGTAGGCAACGTGGAATCTCGTGATTTGCTAAACGGCGTAGCCGATGTGGTTGTAACAGATGGTTTTACAGGAAATATGACTCTTAAGAGCATTGAGGGAACGGCGCTTTCCTTGTTTTCAATGATTAAACAAGAATTAATGAGCACGTTAAAAAGCAAGTTAGCCGCAGCGGTACTCAAGCCTCAACTGCAGGGTTTAAAAGCGAAAATGGATTACAGTGAATATGGAGGAGCAGGGCTGTTTGGATTGCATGCGCCTGTTATCAAAGCGCACGGTTCGTCGGATGCGAATGCAGTATTTAGCGCGATTAAGCAAGCTGTGAATATGGTGGAAAACAATGTGTCTTCCACTATTCAAAAAGCAATCGAACAAACTGCTAATGAAGAAAAGGAGAGATAA
- the fapR gene encoding transcription factor FapR: MKRSKKERQQLLKTTIEENPFITDEELADRFSVSVQTIRLDRLELSIPELRERIKHVASKQLDEEVRSLPIEEVIGEVIDIELDQSAISIFDVKTEHVFQRNQIARGHHLFAQANSLAVAVINNELALTADASIRYHRPVKLHERVIAKAKVLSTSEVRTTVEVNSYVGQEQVFSGTFKMYRSTKDK, translated from the coding sequence ATGAAGCGCAGTAAAAAAGAAAGACAGCAGCTATTAAAAACGACAATTGAAGAAAACCCATTTATTACGGATGAAGAACTAGCAGACCGTTTTTCAGTGAGCGTTCAAACAATTCGATTAGACCGCCTAGAGTTGTCGATTCCTGAACTGCGAGAACGTATTAAGCATGTAGCTTCAAAACAACTAGACGAGGAAGTGCGTTCGCTTCCGATTGAAGAAGTAATTGGAGAAGTTATCGACATTGAACTAGATCAATCAGCGATATCTATTTTTGATGTGAAAACAGAGCATGTGTTTCAGCGTAATCAAATTGCTCGTGGTCACCACCTTTTTGCGCAAGCTAATTCGTTAGCTGTCGCTGTTATTAACAACGAACTAGCGCTCACAGCAGATGCGTCGATCCGTTATCATCGCCCTGTGAAGCTTCATGAGCGAGTGATAGCAAAAGCGAAAGTTCTGTCAACTAGTGAAGTGCGAACCACCGTTGAGGTAAACAGCTATGTAGGGCAAGAGCAAGTGTTCTCTGGCACTTTTAAAATGTATCGTTCTACAAAGGATAAATAA
- the recG gene encoding ATP-dependent DNA helicase RecG, producing MNELTTISIKTIKGIGDETAQALEDMHIHSVHDLLEHFPYRYEDYELKDLAEAKHDEKVTVEGKVHSVPSLTYYGKKRSRLTFRLLVNRYLITVTCFNRPYYKSKLEIDQTVTVTGKWDQHRQTINLQELQFSPFVKNQTIEPVYSVKGSLTVKGMRKFVSLALKNYGSSIQDMLPASIRSRYKLVTREEAVRSIHLPRDHEDLKQARRRFVYEEFLLFQLKMQALRKREREETPGMKQAFDSTELVNFTNLLPFPLTSAQKRVVNEITHDMKSPYRMNRLLQGDVGSGKTVVAAVALYATVLAGHQGALMVPTEILAEQHAESLTAMLEKVGISVGLLTGSVKGKARRELLQRVRDGDVHVLVGTHALIQDEVIYNSLGLVITDEQHRFGVGQRRVLREKGESPDVLFMTATPIPRTLAITVFGEMDVSIIDEMPAGRKAIETYWVKHDMLERILHFVEKEIHDGRQAYVICPLIEESDKLDVQNAIDVHATLTHYFNGKASVGLMHGRLSPDEKEEVMKQFSVNDVQILVSTTVVEVGVNVPNATVMVIYDAERFGLSQLHQLRGRVGRGDAQSYCILLADPKSEVGKERMTIMTETNDGFVLSERDLELRGPGDFFGRKQSGMPEFKVADMVHDYRALEVAREDAAKLVNSDSFWTEDQFALLRIQLEATGVLTGEKFD from the coding sequence GTGAATGAACTAACAACTATTTCAATTAAAACCATTAAAGGTATTGGAGATGAAACAGCACAAGCATTAGAGGATATGCATATTCACAGTGTGCATGACTTGTTAGAACATTTCCCATACCGCTATGAAGATTATGAGTTAAAAGATTTGGCTGAAGCAAAGCACGACGAAAAGGTCACCGTAGAAGGAAAGGTTCACAGCGTCCCCTCACTTACGTATTACGGAAAAAAACGTTCGCGCCTTACGTTTCGGCTGCTAGTAAACCGCTATTTGATTACGGTTACTTGTTTTAATCGCCCTTACTATAAATCGAAGTTAGAAATCGATCAAACTGTTACGGTTACGGGGAAATGGGATCAGCATCGGCAAACGATTAACTTGCAGGAGCTTCAATTTTCTCCGTTTGTTAAAAATCAAACGATTGAGCCTGTTTACTCAGTTAAAGGCAGCTTAACGGTCAAAGGAATGCGGAAGTTCGTCTCTCTTGCGTTGAAGAATTATGGCAGCAGCATTCAGGATATGCTCCCGGCCTCTATTCGTTCTAGGTACAAACTAGTAACGCGTGAAGAAGCGGTTAGAAGTATTCACTTACCTCGTGATCATGAAGATTTAAAACAAGCGAGACGTCGATTTGTCTATGAAGAATTTCTACTTTTTCAATTAAAAATGCAGGCGCTGAGAAAGCGCGAAAGAGAAGAAACGCCTGGAATGAAGCAAGCATTTGATTCAACTGAGCTGGTAAACTTCACGAACTTGCTGCCGTTTCCGTTAACAAGCGCTCAAAAACGTGTAGTAAACGAAATTACGCACGATATGAAATCGCCTTATCGCATGAATCGCTTGCTGCAAGGTGATGTAGGGTCAGGTAAAACAGTCGTAGCAGCGGTTGCTTTATACGCCACTGTTTTAGCGGGACATCAAGGTGCTTTAATGGTACCGACTGAAATTTTAGCTGAACAGCATGCAGAGTCATTAACTGCGATGCTTGAAAAGGTAGGCATCAGCGTAGGCTTGCTAACAGGGTCTGTTAAAGGAAAAGCAAGAAGAGAGCTGCTTCAGCGAGTGAGAGACGGAGATGTTCATGTATTAGTAGGTACACATGCCTTAATTCAAGACGAAGTTATATATAATAGTTTAGGGCTCGTCATTACGGATGAACAGCACCGCTTTGGAGTTGGACAGCGCCGGGTTTTACGTGAAAAAGGAGAAAGTCCGGATGTACTGTTTATGACGGCGACTCCTATTCCAAGAACCCTTGCTATTACGGTGTTTGGAGAAATGGATGTGTCCATTATTGATGAAATGCCAGCAGGACGTAAGGCTATTGAAACGTACTGGGTAAAACATGATATGCTTGAACGTATTTTACATTTCGTTGAAAAAGAAATACACGATGGCAGACAAGCTTATGTTATTTGTCCATTGATTGAAGAATCGGACAAGCTGGATGTTCAAAATGCAATTGATGTGCATGCAACACTCACTCACTATTTTAATGGAAAAGCAAGCGTTGGTCTCATGCACGGAAGATTGTCACCTGATGAAAAAGAAGAAGTGATGAAACAGTTTAGCGTAAATGACGTGCAGATTTTAGTATCCACAACGGTTGTAGAAGTAGGAGTGAACGTTCCGAATGCAACCGTGATGGTCATTTATGATGCAGAGCGCTTTGGGTTATCTCAGCTTCATCAGCTAAGAGGACGCGTAGGACGAGGAGATGCACAGTCGTATTGTATTCTGCTCGCGGATCCCAAATCAGAAGTTGGAAAAGAACGAATGACCATCATGACGGAAACAAACGATGGATTTGTATTATCAGAAAGAGACCTAGAGCTTCGTGGGCCTGGTGATTTCTTTGGTAGAAAGCAAAGCGGGATGCCTGAGTTTAAAGTAGCAGACATGGTGCACGATTACCGTGCGCTTGAAGTAGCTCGAGAAGATGCTGCTAAGCTTGTAAATTCCGACAGCTTTTGGACAGAAGATCAGTTTGCACTGCTGAGAATACAATTAGAAGCAACGGGCGTATTAACTGGAGAAAAATTTGATTAG
- the sdaAA gene encoding L-serine ammonia-lyase, iron-sulfur-dependent, subunit alpha, with translation MFRNVAELVELAESQNVKIAEIMIQQEIDITGVTREEIMEKMDRNLTVMEEAVERGLKGVQSVTGLTGGDAVLLQNYIQSGKSLSGNLILDAVSKAVATNEVNAAMGTICATPTAGSAGVVPGTLFAVQHKLNPTRKEMIEFLFTSGAFGFVVANNASISGAAGGCQAEVGSASGMAAAAIVEMAGGTPSQAAEAMAITLKNMLGLVCDPVAGLVEVPCVKRNAMGAANAMIAADMALAGITSRIPCDEVIDAMYKIGQTMPVALRETAQGGLAATPTGRELEAKIFGIALNKSE, from the coding sequence ATGTTTCGAAATGTAGCAGAACTAGTAGAATTAGCAGAAAGTCAAAATGTAAAAATTGCAGAGATTATGATTCAACAGGAAATAGATATCACGGGAGTTACTCGTGAAGAAATCATGGAAAAAATGGACCGGAACTTAACGGTTATGGAAGAAGCGGTTGAACGCGGTTTAAAAGGGGTACAGTCTGTTACAGGTTTAACAGGCGGGGATGCAGTGCTGCTTCAAAACTATATTCAAAGCGGAAAATCTTTATCTGGAAATTTAATTTTAGATGCAGTTAGCAAAGCTGTAGCGACAAACGAAGTAAATGCGGCAATGGGTACAATCTGTGCAACGCCTACTGCTGGATCTGCAGGGGTAGTGCCAGGAACGCTGTTTGCAGTGCAACATAAGCTAAATCCCACTCGTAAAGAAATGATTGAATTTTTATTTACATCAGGTGCTTTTGGGTTTGTTGTAGCCAATAATGCGTCTATTTCAGGAGCAGCAGGCGGATGTCAAGCAGAAGTTGGTTCAGCTTCAGGTATGGCAGCTGCAGCGATCGTTGAAATGGCAGGAGGTACACCTAGTCAGGCAGCTGAAGCAATGGCAATTACTCTCAAAAATATGCTAGGATTAGTATGTGACCCAGTAGCGGGGCTAGTAGAAGTTCCATGTGTGAAACGAAACGCAATGGGAGCGGCGAATGCAATGATTGCAGCAGATATGGCCTTAGCAGGCATTACAAGTCGTATTCCATGTGATGAAGTCATTGATGCTATGTATAAAATTGGTCAAACAATGCCGGTTGCATTACGAGAAACTGCACAAGGAGGCTTAGCGGCAACACCAACAGGTCGCGAGCTTGAAGCGAAGATCTTTGGTATTGCATTAAATAAAAGTGAATGA